AACGCCGCGAAGATGAACTGGCCGAAGACGGCGAAGACGCCCAGGACCGTGGTGGCCACGAGGCAGCTCTTGGAGATCACGTCCCGCTTCTGCTGGAAGCTCATGTCCTCCGTCAGGACGGAGAAGAACGGGATGACCCCGAAGGGATCCACGATGGCAAAGATGGAGGCCATGGCGGTCGCTGCGAAGGCGACGTCGACCATGGGCTTCCCTGGATGATGGCGGACGTTGCGGCCTAGTGCTTCTTCATCAGCTTCATCCAGCCCGCCGACTCGAACACCGCGAGGCCGCGGACCCGGGCCGTCTGCTGGAACTCGTCCCAGGTGATGACCGTGAGCTTGTCGCTCGGGGTCTTGGAGAACCGGAGTGTGTTCGTCCCCTTCACCTTGCTCGGTTGCAGCCCTTTGTCGGCCGCGATCTTCCGAGCGTCGTCGAACGAGATCTCTCGGAGTGCTGGCATGTTCCCATCCCTTGACCGCCTCCACCGGAGGCGTGCAGACGCTCGTACGACGATGACCCTATTTCTGTCTTTCGTTTGTCTGACGCTCCGTTGACAATTCGGAGCCCGCCCCGACGCCCCCGGCCGCGACGGTCCGCGCGCGATCTCCGCCTCGGCGATCCCGCGAAGCGGCCGACCGACACGATCTCCCTCCGGGTAGGGCGCGTATGTTCTCGTGATTGATTTCTTCGCAGCACCACTTATATACGAACAGACCGCACTGCGTCCACCAATCGCCATCTTGCGGTGGTGAGCGAACATGCCGAACGACAAACCGTCCCCCCTCATCCTGGACGCCGTGAAGGCGTCCGCGTCGAAGTTCAAAGAAACCAAGTCGGCCCTCGAGGCGCGTGCCAAGGAACTGGACGCCCTCAAGGTCCAGCTCGACGCGGCGAGGGCGGACCTCGAAAAGCAGTCCGCGAAGCTCCAGGCGGACCGCAGCGCGTTCTCCCAGGAACGCCAGGATGTCGCGGAGTCCCGCGCCTCCATCGACCGGGACATCGCCGCCATGCGATCGGACCGCGAGAAGGTCGCCGCCGAGGAGAAGCGGCTCCAGGACTGGGCGCGAACCCTGAACGACCGCGACCGTGCCGTCAAGGAGGGCGAGGACCGCATCAAGCGCCTGGAGGTCGAGCTCCAGGGCCAGATCAAGGATTCTGAGAGCAAACTCCAGGCCCTCGTCGAGCGCGAAGAACTCATGGCCCAGCGCGAGCGGAGCCTGGCCGACATGATCGACCGGTTCTCGACCATGGAGAAGGGGCTTGCGGAGCGCGAGCGGACCCTCTCCCGTCGCGAGGAGGACCTCATCCGGTCCCAGAACGACCGGCTCGCGGCGCTCGAGGCCCGCGAGAAGGAGATGCTCAAGATCGCCGAGGACATGCACGCGCGGCAGAAGGAGTCCCTCGCGCAGCACGACTCGTTCGTCGAGCTCCAGGGCAGCCTCAAGGGGGAACTCACCCGGCTCGCCTCGGAGCGGGAGAAGCTCGCCCAGAAGGAGAAGAGCCTGATCGAGGCGGAGAAGTACCTCGCCGCGGCGCTCGAGGCGAGCGGGATCGACGTCGCCGTCGAGCCGCCGACCCATGTGCCGCCGCCGCCCCCGCCCTCGCCGCCCCTCGGGGCGCCGCCACCTGTGCCAACCCCCGCGCCCAAGGTGGAGACCCCCAAGGACGATCTCATGGAGGAAGCACTCCCCTCGGAGCCCCGGTCCCGAATTTCCCGGACCGAGGCCCTGGACCGGATGACGAAGGCCCTCGAGACCGCGAAGAAGGCCCGCGACGCGGGGCGGAACGTGAGCGAGATCCGCAAGACGCTCAAGCAGGCCCGGGCCGCGTTCGAGGCCGGGGACTACGACTCCGCAGCCAAGCTCGCCGAGGAGATCCTCAGGGAACTCGAGGCGGCCCCGCTCCAGCACTGAGCGTCCCGCCGTCGGCCGCAGCCGCCGTCGCACGCGCCGCCGCGGCTACTGCGGCCTGCTCCTTCTCCCACCACTCGGGCGCGAGCGGGGCAGGGGCCCCGAACTCCGTCCCGGTCATGGGCATGCCGCCCCACGGGTCCGGGCTGGACCGGGGTCCGCGGAAGAAGCTCCAGATCATGTTCCCTGCGAAGATGAGCTGGCCGGTGCCCAGGATGTACGCGCCGATCGTCGCGAGCCAGTTCAGCGTCCAGAACTGGGCCGGGTACGTCCAGACGCGGCGCGGCATCCCCTGGAGGCCCAAGAAGAGTTGGCAGAAGAACACGAGATTCAACCCGACCATAGTGAAGGCGAAGTGCCAGCGGCCCAGGCGCTCGCTGTACATGCGGCCCGACATCCGCGGATACCAGTAGTAGATCCCCGCGAGGACACCCATGATCGTGCCGCCGAACAGCACGTAGTGGATGTGGCCCACGACCCAGTACGTGTCGTGGAGCTCGTAGTCCACGGGGATGGGCGCCTGGAACACGCCCGTGATGCCGCCGATCACGAACATGCCCACGAAGCCGATCGCGAAGAGCATGGGCGTCTTGAGCTCGATGGCTCCGCCCCACATGGTCATGATCCAGTTGAACACCTTGATCCCGCTCGGGACCGCGATGATCAACGTGATGATCATGAAGGGAAGGCGCGCGCTCAGGTCGATGCCCGACGTGAACATGTGGTGGACCCAGACGCCGAAGGACAGGAAGGCGATCGCCACGGTGGAGAGGGCGATGGCCTTGTACCCGAAGATGGGCCGGTGGGAGAACCGAGGGATGACCTCGGACACGATGCCCATCGCGGGCAGGATCATGATGTAGACCGCGGGGTGGGAGTAGAACCAGAACAGGTTCTGCCACATGATCGGGTCGCTGCCGTTGAGCTGGGTCAGGAAGTGCGTGATCCCGTGGCGGTCCAGGAGGAGGACGAACAGGCCTGCGGCGAGCACGGGCGTCGCCACGAGCGTGATGGCCGCCGTGGCGACAATGGACCAGGCGAAGAGTGAGAGGTTCTTCAAGGTCACGCCGGGAGCGCGATGGCGGAGGGCGGTGACAAGGAAATTGATCGCGCCCGCGGTGGAAGAGATGCCCAGCAGTTGCAGCCCCACGATCCACATGTCCACGCCGACGCCGTTGTCGAACGCGGACAGGGGCGTGTACCCGGACCAACCGACGTTCGCCACGCCGAGCCACATGATGGTCCCGGCGACCGGAATGAGCCAGAAGCTGAGCGCGTTCACGCGTGGGAAGGCCATGTCCTTCGCGCCGATGAGCGGGGGAAGCATGAGGTTCCCGAATCCCGCGAGGATGGGGATCGCCACGAGGAAGACCATCGTGGTCCCGTGCATCGTGAACAGCTGGTCGTACGTCGCGGAGTCCACGAACGACTGACCCGGATAGGCGAGCTGGGTCCTGATGAGTTCCGCGAGCAGCCCGCCCATGAAGAAGAAGATGAGCGAGTTGACGATGTACATGATGCCGATGTCGTGGTGGCTCGTGGTATAGATCCACTTGAAGACGCCCACGCGCTCGTGGACAACCTCTTCCTCCACGCCGTGCCGGATGACCACCTCGCCCGCCATCGCTGGACCTCAAAGACGCGCCGACAGAGTTAGGTCGACCGAAACGGGAACCTCGGCGTCGTAGAAAAGGGTTTCCACATTCTCCTGCGGGCATCGGCGACGAACGACGGAGTTCGCAGGTTCCCTCCATGGAATCAACGAGTTCGGAATGCCGAAGATTTCGGCAAACCGCAAACGCTTTAGAGCACCGCGGTGTTCGGCGCGGCGATGCGCGCGGCGCGTCGACTGTCGATTTTGGCGACGACCGGCTTGATCTCCCTGCTGGGCGCCGCCGCGGGTGCTTCCGCGGCGGGCGCGTCCACGAGCATGACCCAGATTGCGAACTTGTTCTGGATCGTGGCCATACTGGCCGTCGGCATCGGCGTGTTCGTCGGCATCGTGCTCGTGGCCACAGTACTCAAGTTCCGGGTGCGCAGGGGTCACACCGCGCCGAATCCGAAACTGGCCTCCTCGAACCATACCCTCGAGGCCGCATGGACGATCGTCCCGGCGGTCATCCTCCTGGTCCTCGGCGTCCTCGCCTTCGAGACGCTCACCTTCACAGACACGGTCCCTCAGCACTACGACGTCCAAGTCACGGCGATCGGGCATCAGTGGTTCTGGGAGTTCTGGGTGAATTACACCGGGAACGGAACCGACATCCACTATCCCGTGGGCGCGCTCACCCTGATCTCGAACCAGACCGTCCTCCTCGTCGTGAAGTCCGTGGACGTGGACCATTCCCTCTTCATCCCCGCCCTCGGCGTCCACTTGGATGCCATCCCCGGCCACGTGAACCAAATCTGGTTCAAGCCGGACATGCCGGGTCAGTATGTGGTCGTCTGTACCCAGTTCTGCGGTCAGGGTCACTATGCCATGGACGCAACCCTCACGGTCGTTCGCTAAGGCGTTCCTGCTCGCCGCGGCCCTCATTGGCGTCGGGTTGGCCGGATTCACGATGCCGGGCCACGCGAGCCCAGCCGTCGCGCCGCCCGTCCTCGCCACGGGCGTGGTCGAGAACATCACGTTGTACGGGAGCGCCCTCACGGGGTGGGGATACGGTGCGAACAACACGACGAACCCGGGGCCCCATCTCCACGTTACGTACGGGGACACGATCCAGCTCACCCTGGTTTCCCTGGACGGAGCGGGTGTGAACCACAACTGGTTCCTCGCCTACGACAACGGCACGTCGCCCGCCTCGGGGGAGCCCTCATCCCCGCAATTCTCCCAAGGCAACTCGATCGTCTGGAGCTTCGTGGCGGACCGGGTCGGGACCTACACGTATCGATGCGAGGTCCATCCCACGGGGATGACGGGCACCGTCACGATCTCCGCGGCGACGCACTACACGTTGTACGGTGACGCCTCGAAGGGCTGGGGATTCACGCCCACGAACATCACGAAGCCGGGCCCCACGCTCGTCGTGGAGAAGGGGGCCAACGTGACCCTGACCCTGTACTCCGCGGACGGGACGTTCCACACGTGGTTCATCGACTACAACAACGATTCCTC
The sequence above is drawn from the Thermoplasmata archaeon genome and encodes:
- a CDS encoding cbb3-type cytochrome c oxidase subunit I is translated as MAGEVVIRHGVEEEVVHERVGVFKWIYTTSHHDIGIMYIVNSLIFFFMGGLLAELIRTQLAYPGQSFVDSATYDQLFTMHGTTMVFLVAIPILAGFGNLMLPPLIGAKDMAFPRVNALSFWLIPVAGTIMWLGVANVGWSGYTPLSAFDNGVGVDMWIVGLQLLGISSTAGAINFLVTALRHRAPGVTLKNLSLFAWSIVATAAITLVATPVLAAGLFVLLLDRHGITHFLTQLNGSDPIMWQNLFWFYSHPAVYIMILPAMGIVSEVIPRFSHRPIFGYKAIALSTVAIAFLSFGVWVHHMFTSGIDLSARLPFMIITLIIAVPSGIKVFNWIMTMWGGAIELKTPMLFAIGFVGMFVIGGITGVFQAPIPVDYELHDTYWVVGHIHYVLFGGTIMGVLAGIYYWYPRMSGRMYSERLGRWHFAFTMVGLNLVFFCQLFLGLQGMPRRVWTYPAQFWTLNWLATIGAYILGTGQLIFAGNMIWSFFRGPRSSPDPWGGMPMTGTEFGAPAPLAPEWWEKEQAAVAAAARATAAAADGGTLSAGAGPPRVP
- a CDS encoding cytochrome c oxidase subunit II transmembrane domain-containing protein, producing the protein MRAARRLSILATTGLISLLGAAAGASAAGASTSMTQIANLFWIVAILAVGIGVFVGIVLVATVLKFRVRRGHTAPNPKLASSNHTLEAAWTIVPAVILLVLGVLAFETLTFTDTVPQHYDVQVTAIGHQWFWEFWVNYTGNGTDIHYPVGALTLISNQTVLLVVKSVDVDHSLFIPALGVHLDAIPGHVNQIWFKPDMPGQYVVVCTQFCGQGHYAMDATLTVVR
- a CDS encoding plastocyanin/azurin family copper-binding protein, with protein sequence MPWTQPSRSFAKAFLLAAALIGVGLAGFTMPGHASPAVAPPVLATGVVENITLYGSALTGWGYGANNTTNPGPHLHVTYGDTIQLTLVSLDGAGVNHNWFLAYDNGTSPASGEPSSPQFSQGNSIVWSFVADRVGTYTYRCEVHPTGMTGTVTISAATHYTLYGDASKGWGFTPTNITKPGPTLVVEKGANVTLTLYSADGTFHTWFIDYNNDSSVDAGETQSGFFGASGNPNPLNYTIPTGQAGTFAYRCGIHTNTMWGMIVILGPPAPAPAKFPIPLIPGIMLGVIIAVLVLAGVYQV